From the genome of Scytonema hofmannii PCC 7110, one region includes:
- a CDS encoding AAA family ATPase yields MTGTNRDKQLSRIILKGFKSIARCDLELSRVNVLIGANGAGKSNFIGFFRMIQQLLEQNLQVFVSRQGSPDALLHFGRKTTQQLEFQLYFGNNGYFATLEPTQDNRLMFAKESFWWDMSGEREIGRGHFETLAFVDTRIGIDEYVLSAMQQWRVYHFHDTSDSAYVKQLHGINDNIYLRSDARNLASFLYLLRDRNPASYQKIIKTIRLVAPFFGDFYLRPSPQNKEFIELEWFERGQDVPFKAHLLSDGTLRFVCLATVFLQPEELQPETILVDEPELGLHPYAIAILASLIRTTKKQVIVSTQSVELLNEFDANDVIVVDRHEEKSSFRRLVKHDLEEWLEDYSLGELWKKNVVGGRPSR; encoded by the coding sequence ATGACGGGGACGAATAGAGACAAACAACTGTCGAGAATTATTTTAAAAGGCTTCAAATCTATCGCCAGATGTGACCTTGAACTCTCTAGAGTCAACGTTTTGATTGGAGCTAACGGGGCGGGGAAATCTAATTTTATCGGATTCTTCCGGATGATTCAGCAGTTGCTTGAGCAGAACCTGCAAGTTTTTGTCAGCCGCCAGGGTAGTCCCGATGCATTATTGCATTTTGGGCGTAAAACAACCCAACAACTGGAATTTCAGCTATACTTCGGCAATAATGGGTACTTCGCCACGTTAGAACCAACCCAGGATAATCGTCTGATGTTTGCGAAGGAGTCCTTCTGGTGGGATATGAGTGGTGAGCGTGAAATTGGTAGGGGACATTTTGAGACATTGGCTTTTGTTGACACAAGGATAGGAATTGACGAGTACGTTTTGTCTGCTATGCAGCAGTGGCGGGTTTATCATTTTCATGACACCAGTGACAGTGCTTATGTAAAGCAGCTGCATGGTATCAATGACAACATTTACCTGCGGAGTGATGCACGTAACCTTGCATCCTTCCTGTATCTGTTGCGCGATCGCAACCCAGCCTCGTATCAGAAAATCATCAAAACCATTCGGCTTGTTGCTCCGTTTTTTGGAGACTTTTACCTGCGTCCCTCGCCGCAAAACAAGGAGTTTATCGAGTTGGAATGGTTTGAGCGAGGGCAGGATGTTCCGTTCAAGGCACATCTGCTTTCGGATGGTACACTGCGTTTCGTGTGTCTGGCAACCGTTTTCCTGCAACCTGAAGAGCTTCAGCCTGAGACAATTCTAGTTGATGAGCCAGAACTGGGTCTCCATCCCTATGCGATCGCTATTCTGGCATCATTGATACGTACTACCAAAAAACAAGTGATTGTTTCAACCCAGTCAGTGGAACTGCTTAATGAATTTGATGCAAATGATGTCATTGTAGTAGATCGTCATGAGGAGAAATCATCATTTCGCAGACTGGTAAAGCACGATCTGGAGGAATGGCTTGAGGACTATAGCCTGGGTGAGCTTTGGAAGAAGAACGTTGTCGGAGGGAGACCTTCACGATGA
- a CDS encoding FkbM family methyltransferase, translating to MFYSFWQTTRYTLREIRQAWSFADDFNSRVRLSSDLILFRFLKVLNLKSYNKERTIQCSSGMKLTYRLNRGDIQGIREVWLDEAYRLPFPLEPKLVIDLGANIGLTSLWLWKHYHCDRIIAVEPNQSNAALVQKNFTDNGVNGNVIEAAVGSTDGTVIFEASNESNLGRVVTGEAQNKSGEEVKMMSMATLLANLPQDEVVNLVKMDIEGGEQDLICGDLRWLQRVKAMIAEFHPDVIDYPGLVKTIEQQGFQYIPARSVTPHNMDAFLQVSC from the coding sequence GTGTTCTATTCTTTTTGGCAAACAACTAGATATACACTGCGAGAAATAAGACAAGCTTGGTCATTTGCAGATGACTTTAACTCTCGCGTGCGTCTCTCGTCCGACCTAATTCTCTTTAGGTTTTTGAAAGTCCTTAACCTCAAGTCTTATAACAAGGAGCGTACTATACAATGCTCAAGTGGTATGAAACTCACTTACCGTCTCAATCGCGGAGATATTCAAGGTATTCGTGAGGTATGGCTGGATGAAGCATATCGCTTACCTTTTCCTCTCGAACCAAAATTGGTGATAGATCTAGGTGCAAATATTGGTCTGACAAGTCTTTGGTTGTGGAAGCATTATCATTGTGACAGGATTATAGCTGTAGAGCCAAATCAAAGTAATGCTGCTCTTGTCCAGAAAAACTTTACTGATAACGGAGTCAATGGCAACGTCATAGAGGCTGCGGTTGGTTCCACTGATGGAACGGTCATTTTTGAAGCATCTAATGAATCAAACTTGGGAAGAGTGGTGACAGGTGAAGCGCAAAACAAGAGTGGCGAAGAAGTTAAAATGATGTCTATGGCTACGCTGCTCGCTAATTTACCTCAAGATGAAGTTGTCAATTTAGTCAAGATGGACATTGAAGGTGGAGAACAGGATCTCATCTGTGGAGATCTTCGATGGCTTCAACGAGTCAAGGCAATGATTGCAGAATTTCACCCGGATGTAATTGACTATCCGGGCTTGGTAAAAACTATAGAGCAGCAGGGTTTTCAATATATTCCTGCTCGTAGCGTCACACCCCACAACATGGATGCTTTTTTACAAGTTAGTTGTTAG
- the xisF gene encoding fdxN element excision recombinase XisF translates to MDSTDFDSWGYARVSTDEQAQDKDALLKQMQRLRDAGVRKIFFDIDKRTKHDRKGLLNLIKAVQELPTNHDIKFLKFTRLDRVAASQVIFYKLISELQKKKIKPVALDDPFDLDSVGGELTVDIRLDVAKHEVKMLGLRIRKERELRRKEKKSHFFAPFGYKIEKDKYVFNNDPCICLIDSKQELSVVEVAQFILKTFYQVGSCTQTAKKLNEFFGVGSKCSEKYVMKSGNYSIDEDDTLTQKTLKKKIDEKSNAGLRYPYSGLRWTTTGIRDWLTNPVLAGGTPYGTVKENGNKKSFDEINVFWNTHDDQALITFQQHQEIKGIIRGNRKNAWASHGDRDPQKLNIFQGLIVCAKCNAKFVKVATYQSRKDSRYKSYYQCTYYLKNGMCQHKTAITNFDLEDQIIEFLVKEAQRLSVLGEQKNTPVVESKELQELRSQLQALESIPGNNPAIETAKQGIHLQIAELLDSGERSDRALLISRERIIAAFSNRDFWKGIENPMDKKRLLRECIMCAVVDEGKVVEVKLRI, encoded by the coding sequence ATGGATTCTACTGATTTTGATTCTTGGGGCTATGCGCGAGTCTCAACCGACGAGCAAGCGCAAGACAAAGACGCGCTTCTCAAGCAAATGCAGAGGCTGAGAGATGCGGGTGTGAGAAAAATCTTTTTTGATATTGACAAACGCACCAAGCACGATCGCAAAGGTCTACTTAACTTAATTAAAGCAGTTCAAGAACTCCCAACTAATCACGATATCAAATTCTTAAAATTTACTCGATTAGATAGAGTTGCAGCATCGCAAGTCATCTTTTACAAACTTATAAGTGAACTTCAAAAGAAAAAAATTAAACCAGTTGCTCTTGACGATCCGTTCGATTTGGATTCAGTAGGGGGAGAACTGACGGTTGATATTCGGTTAGATGTAGCCAAGCATGAGGTGAAAATGTTGGGCTTGCGAATTCGGAAGGAGCGCGAACTGCGGCGCAAAGAGAAGAAAAGCCATTTTTTTGCACCGTTTGGTTACAAAATTGAAAAAGACAAATATGTTTTTAATAATGACCCCTGTATTTGTTTAATTGATAGCAAGCAAGAGTTATCGGTGGTTGAAGTTGCACAATTTATATTGAAAACTTTTTATCAGGTTGGTAGCTGCACGCAAACAGCTAAGAAATTAAATGAATTTTTTGGTGTTGGTTCAAAATGTTCGGAAAAATATGTTATGAAATCAGGGAATTATTCAATTGATGAAGATGATACGCTGACTCAAAAAACATTAAAGAAAAAAATAGATGAAAAGTCTAATGCAGGGCTGCGTTACCCATACTCAGGGCTGAGATGGACGACTACTGGCATTCGAGATTGGTTAACTAATCCAGTGCTGGCTGGTGGAACTCCTTATGGTACGGTTAAGGAAAATGGGAACAAAAAGTCTTTTGATGAGATTAACGTTTTTTGGAACACGCACGACGACCAAGCATTAATTACATTTCAACAGCATCAAGAAATTAAAGGAATTATTCGTGGTAATCGCAAGAATGCATGGGCGTCACATGGCGATCGCGATCCACAAAAACTGAATATCTTCCAAGGTTTGATAGTCTGTGCAAAATGCAATGCTAAATTCGTCAAGGTTGCAACCTACCAAAGCAGAAAAGATAGCAGATATAAATCATATTACCAATGCACATATTACCTGAAAAATGGTATGTGCCAGCATAAAACTGCAATTACTAACTTTGATCTTGAAGACCAAATTATTGAGTTTCTGGTTAAGGAAGCACAACGCCTTTCTGTACTGGGGGAACAAAAGAATACACCTGTGGTAGAAAGCAAAGAATTACAAGAATTGCGATCGCAACTCCAAGCCCTAGAATCAATCCCTGGTAACAACCCTGCTATTGAGACAGCCAAACAGGGGATCCACCTGCAAATTGCTGAGTTGCTTGATAGTGGAGAAAGAAGCGATCGAGCTTTGCTCATCAGCCGAGAAAGGATTATAGCTGCATTCAGCAACAGGGATTTTTGGAAAGGTATAGAGAACCCTATGGATAAAAAACGTCTGTTGCGCGAGTGCATCATGTGTGCGGTTGTGGATGAAGGGAAAGTGGTAGAGGTTAAGTTGCGGATTTAG
- a CDS encoding diflavin flavoprotein — MTNPNTRDIQVLPIATNTTVLRARSWTRLRFEIEYALSKGTTSNCYLIQGEKTAIIDPPPETFTQIFLEALQQSLDLSRLDYVILGHFNPNRVPTLKALLDAAPQLTFVCSLPGAANLRATFPNHDLKIMVMRGKETLDLGKDHILRCLPIPSPRWPAGLCTYDQQTQILFSNKLFGAHVCGDEVFDEDWDIVKPDQRYYFECLMAPHASHVQAALEKISELQVRMVGTLHGPLVRYGLLELTQEYETWSRSHTDREITVALLYASAYGNTATLAQAIALGLTKGGVAVESINCEFAQPEEIKAAVEKCEGFIMGSPTIGGNVPTPMQTALGIVLTIGDNSKLAGVFGSFGWSGEAFDVIEGKLRDAGYKFGFETLKVKFKPADNILKQCEETGTDFAQVLRKAKKLRMPQPAATPVEQAVGRIVGSVCVVTAKLGEVSTGMLGSWVSQATFNPPGLTVAIAKERAVESLMYPGGKFVLNIMPEGNHQEYMKHFRKTFAPGEDRFASFPTEVAENGCTVLTDASAYLECSVSKRMECGDHWVIYATVDNGKLLKPDALTAIHHRKTGSHY; from the coding sequence ATGACCAATCCCAATACTCGTGACATACAAGTTTTACCGATCGCTACAAACACAACAGTATTAAGAGCACGCAGTTGGACCCGGTTGCGGTTTGAAATTGAATACGCACTGTCAAAAGGGACTACTTCCAATTGCTATTTAATCCAAGGTGAGAAAACTGCAATTATTGACCCGCCTCCGGAAACTTTCACTCAGATTTTTTTAGAAGCATTACAACAATCTTTAGATTTAAGTCGGTTGGATTATGTCATCCTCGGTCACTTTAATCCCAACCGAGTGCCAACCCTAAAAGCTCTTTTAGACGCTGCACCGCAGTTAACTTTTGTTTGTTCTCTTCCTGGTGCTGCAAATTTGCGAGCAACTTTCCCCAATCACGATCTCAAAATCATGGTGATGCGGGGGAAAGAAACACTAGATTTAGGTAAAGACCATATCTTACGCTGTCTCCCCATCCCCAGCCCGCGATGGCCTGCAGGGCTTTGTACTTACGACCAGCAAACCCAAATCCTGTTTTCAAACAAGCTTTTTGGCGCTCATGTTTGTGGGGATGAAGTTTTTGATGAAGATTGGGATATTGTCAAGCCAGACCAGCGCTACTACTTTGAATGTTTGATGGCACCTCATGCAAGTCACGTACAAGCAGCTTTAGAGAAAATATCCGAACTGCAAGTGAGAATGGTCGGTACTCTTCACGGTCCTTTGGTGCGCTACGGTTTGTTGGAACTGACTCAAGAGTACGAAACATGGAGCCGTTCTCACACCGATCGCGAAATCACTGTTGCTTTGCTTTATGCCTCAGCTTATGGAAATACGGCAACTTTAGCACAAGCGATCGCTCTTGGTTTGACCAAGGGAGGAGTTGCTGTAGAATCTATCAACTGTGAATTTGCTCAACCTGAAGAGATTAAAGCAGCCGTAGAAAAATGTGAAGGCTTTATCATGGGTTCTCCCACCATTGGTGGTAACGTCCCAACTCCTATGCAAACTGCTTTAGGGATTGTGCTGACAATTGGTGATAATTCAAAACTGGCTGGGGTCTTTGGTTCCTTTGGTTGGAGTGGTGAAGCCTTTGATGTTATTGAAGGTAAACTCCGAGACGCAGGATACAAATTTGGGTTTGAAACTTTAAAAGTCAAGTTTAAACCTGCAGATAACATTCTCAAACAGTGCGAAGAAACAGGTACAGACTTTGCTCAAGTCCTGAGAAAAGCTAAAAAATTACGCATGCCACAACCAGCCGCTACCCCTGTTGAACAAGCTGTAGGTCGGATAGTTGGTTCAGTTTGTGTTGTCACGGCAAAACTTGGAGAGGTTTCAACAGGAATGTTAGGTTCTTGGGTTTCCCAAGCGACTTTTAACCCACCTGGTTTGACTGTTGCGATCGCAAAAGAGAGAGCAGTTGAATCTCTGATGTATCCGGGAGGTAAGTTTGTCCTGAATATTATGCCAGAAGGCAATCATCAGGAATATATGAAACACTTCCGCAAAACCTTCGCACCCGGAGAAGATAGATTTGCTAGTTTTCCTACAGAAGTTGCAGAGAACGGTTGTACCGTACTAACAGACGCCTCAGCATATCTTGAATGTTCCGTGAGCAAACGCATGGAATGTGGAGATCACTGGGTTATCTATGCAACTGTTGATAATGGAAAGCTACTCAAACCGGATGCTCTAACTGCCATTCATCACCGTAAGACAGGGAGTCATTATTAG
- a CDS encoding SDR family oxidoreductase produces MQLAGRVALITGAGSGIAKAAAKLFASSGAKVGALGRTKEELEETVAEIQKNNGEAIPLVADISNPEQMQQVTQELVDKWGRLDIVFANAGINGVWASIEELSPEEWDKTINVNLKGTFLTVKYAVPYLKKQGGSVIITSSVNGTRIFSNTGATAYSCSKAAQVAFTKMVALELAKHRIRVNVICPGAIETNIEENTQRRDLEHIQEPVEFPEGKIPLTDGKPGTSEQVAQLAFFLASDASSHITGTEVWIDGGESLLKA; encoded by the coding sequence ATGCAACTAGCAGGTAGAGTCGCTCTGATCACAGGAGCAGGTTCAGGTATAGCTAAGGCAGCAGCAAAGTTGTTTGCTTCGTCTGGTGCTAAAGTTGGCGCATTGGGACGCACAAAGGAAGAACTCGAAGAAACTGTTGCTGAAATTCAAAAGAACAACGGTGAAGCAATACCTTTAGTTGCCGATATTTCAAATCCAGAACAAATGCAACAAGTCACGCAGGAACTGGTTGATAAGTGGGGACGATTGGATATTGTGTTTGCCAACGCTGGCATTAATGGCGTATGGGCATCTATTGAGGAATTGTCTCCTGAAGAATGGGATAAAACAATCAACGTCAACCTGAAAGGAACGTTCTTGACAGTTAAGTACGCCGTGCCTTACTTGAAAAAGCAAGGTGGTTCTGTCATTATCACCTCATCTGTCAACGGTACGCGCATCTTTAGCAACACGGGTGCAACTGCATATTCTTGCTCAAAAGCTGCACAAGTGGCTTTTACAAAAATGGTTGCGTTGGAACTCGCTAAGCACCGCATTCGCGTCAATGTCATTTGCCCTGGAGCAATTGAAACGAATATTGAAGAGAATACTCAAAGAAGGGATTTAGAACACATTCAAGAACCTGTTGAGTTTCCTGAAGGGAAGATTCCTTTAACTGATGGTAAGCCAGGAACCTCCGAACAGGTAGCACAGTTAGCTTTCTTCTTAGCGTCAGATGCTTCGAGTCATATTACCGGTACCGAAGTTTGGATTGATGGGGGAGAATCATTGCTGAAAGCTTAG
- a CDS encoding calcium-binding protein, with amino-acid sequence MGWYYYLDDRLHFPFQAKWISRKRPEGRDVEVIEMSPEDDCLHDMFVEVRYQEGTVDDIFSARLSEINPIDVNEETAEAVADWHYWVAQGYEF; translated from the coding sequence ATGGGATGGTACTATTACCTTGATGACAGACTTCACTTTCCCTTTCAAGCCAAGTGGATAAGCCGTAAGCGCCCAGAAGGAAGGGATGTTGAGGTCATAGAAATGTCGCCAGAAGATGATTGTTTGCACGATATGTTTGTAGAAGTGCGATATCAAGAGGGAACCGTTGACGATATTTTCTCCGCACGTCTATCTGAAATTAACCCAATAGATGTTAATGAGGAAACGGCAGAAGCTGTGGCTGACTGGCATTATTGGGTAGCACAGGGATACGAGTTTTAG
- a CDS encoding UPF0175 family protein produces the protein MSLQLKIDYPETLPDALQQTREQFEQEAKMAMAVKLFEMKRISSGVAAQLAGMDRVSFLLNLHHYGVPMIDLTEEELLSDA, from the coding sequence ATGTCCTTACAACTCAAAATCGACTATCCAGAAACTTTACCAGATGCCTTACAACAGACGCGAGAACAGTTTGAGCAAGAAGCAAAAATGGCAATGGCAGTTAAGCTATTTGAAATGAAACGCATTTCTTCTGGCGTAGCAGCACAATTAGCAGGTATGGATAGAGTTTCTTTTTTACTCAATTTACATCATTATGGAGTTCCAATGATTGATTTAACCGAAGAGGAACTTTTATCTGATGCGTGA
- a CDS encoding CHAT domain-containing protein codes for MFQTQPITGDRATKAVVTKQMAQANYIHLATHGLLENLGEPGIPGAVALAPDGQDDGLLSADEVLKMKLSAELVVLSACDTGRGRITGDGVIGLPRAFISAGTPSIVVSLWRVSDESTAFFMPEFYRQLKLHKDNAIALRQAMLTTMKKYPHPSDWSAFLLIGEAD; via the coding sequence ATGTTTCAGACTCAACCTATCACTGGCGATCGCGCAACGAAAGCTGTGGTCACCAAACAAATGGCTCAAGCTAACTACATCCATTTAGCCACCCATGGCTTACTGGAAAATTTGGGTGAGCCGGGAATTCCTGGTGCTGTAGCCTTAGCGCCTGATGGTCAAGATGATGGTTTGCTGAGTGCGGATGAAGTCTTAAAGATGAAGCTTTCTGCAGAGTTAGTGGTCTTAAGTGCGTGCGATACTGGCAGAGGAAGGATTACTGGCGATGGAGTCATTGGCTTACCTCGTGCATTTATTTCTGCGGGGACACCAAGTATTGTGGTTTCTTTGTGGCGGGTATCGGATGAATCCACTGCTTTTTTCATGCCAGAATTTTATCGGCAGTTAAAACTACACAAGGATAACGCCATCGCACTCAGACAAGCGATGTTAACGACAATGAAGAAATATCCTCATCCCAGTGATTGGTCTGCTTTTTTGCTTATTGGTGAAGCAGATTGA
- a CDS encoding DUF3574 domain-containing protein — protein MTIIQRSLNNLILTGLLIIVPAYTNTSARAQLPQTPTQNSSEKILTKDELYFGLSKPDGKMVSEVEWQLFLRRVITPRVPEGLTVMDAYGQYLNSSGKLTKEKTKLIILIYENSPTKNFQIEEMISSYKQTFQQESVLRITSTVRVSF, from the coding sequence ATGACAATTATACAAAGAAGCCTGAATAACCTAATTCTTACAGGTTTACTTATTATCGTTCCTGCTTATACAAATACTTCTGCTCGCGCCCAATTACCCCAAACACCCACTCAAAACTCAAGTGAAAAAATTCTTACTAAAGATGAGTTGTACTTTGGTTTATCCAAGCCAGACGGAAAGATGGTATCTGAAGTTGAGTGGCAGCTATTTTTGAGACGTGTGATTACACCCCGTGTCCCCGAAGGATTAACTGTAATGGATGCCTATGGGCAATACCTTAACAGTTCAGGCAAACTAACCAAGGAAAAGACTAAACTAATCATTTTGATTTACGAAAACAGCCCAACTAAAAATTTCCAGATTGAAGAAATGATATCGAGTTATAAACAAACATTTCAACAGGAATCAGTGCTAAGAATCACTAGCACTGTCAGAGTATCTTTCTGA
- a CDS encoding GNAT family N-acetyltransferase → MNMDVICLERSQIDEASTILCHAFDDDPMLRYITVETGEARADIIKCFCKSILRYSQSYNHTYVTSKDLKGVVAWIPPGYFPINFFHLLQAGLYALPFKLGWSGFKRWVSLFALNSHHKHDLPQPHWYLLILGVAPAYRGQGIGSSLLQPILKQADRDGFPCYLEAFTEAAVHFYQKHGFEILRIDELPGNNLSFWTMKRSPCQR, encoded by the coding sequence ATGAATATGGACGTTATTTGTCTTGAGCGATCGCAAATCGATGAAGCGAGTACAATTCTTTGCCATGCATTTGATGACGATCCAATGCTTCGCTACATTACTGTGGAAACAGGTGAGGCGAGAGCAGACATTATTAAATGTTTTTGTAAATCTATTTTGCGCTATAGCCAATCGTACAATCACACTTATGTAACTTCAAAAGACTTGAAAGGCGTTGTAGCTTGGATTCCGCCAGGGTATTTCCCTATCAACTTCTTTCATCTCTTGCAAGCAGGTTTGTACGCGTTACCATTCAAGCTTGGTTGGAGTGGTTTTAAGCGATGGGTATCGCTATTTGCATTAAACTCACATCATAAACACGATCTGCCCCAACCGCACTGGTATTTGCTGATACTAGGGGTTGCGCCTGCCTATCGAGGACAGGGAATTGGAAGTTCGCTGTTGCAACCAATTCTAAAACAGGCGGATCGCGACGGATTTCCTTGCTACTTAGAAGCTTTCACAGAAGCAGCCGTACATTTTTACCAAAAGCATGGGTTTGAAATTTTGAGAATAGATGAATTGCCTGGGAATAATTTATCCTTTTGGACGATGAAGCGATCTCCTTGTCAGAGATAA
- a CDS encoding type II toxin-antitoxin system ParD family antitoxin, whose protein sequence is MKSINISLPDGMRAYIEEQVADGGYSTISEYFRELVRQDQKRKAQERLETLLLEGLNSGSATPLTEQDWDDIRTSVRAKVQEQKGLNENG, encoded by the coding sequence ATGAAAAGTATTAATATTTCTTTACCGGACGGTATGCGTGCTTACATAGAGGAACAGGTTGCGGATGGTGGTTATAGCACCATTAGCGAGTATTTCCGTGAGTTGGTGCGTCAAGATCAAAAGCGTAAAGCTCAGGAACGTTTAGAGACTTTATTACTAGAAGGGTTAAATTCTGGAAGTGCAACACCTTTAACTGAGCAAGATTGGGATGATATTCGTACTTCAGTGCGGGCAAAAGTTCAAGAGCAGAAAGGTTTAAACGAAAATGGGTAA
- a CDS encoding element excision factor XisI family protein codes for MDNSLTYAKILTQVLRKASTAQPRLQNIQLRSVCDAESGQFLIIATGWDKNTWLNTILFHARLVNSKVVIEDDNFEEGLTEALIAAGIAAEDIVTGLFQEQQHLSLSA; via the coding sequence ATGGATAATTCACTAACCTATGCTAAAATATTGACACAAGTGTTGCGGAAGGCATCAACTGCACAGCCTAGGTTACAAAATATCCAACTTCGCTCAGTGTGTGATGCCGAGTCAGGTCAATTTCTCATTATTGCAACGGGTTGGGATAAGAATACTTGGTTGAACACAATCTTGTTTCATGCTCGACTGGTAAACAGCAAGGTTGTTATTGAGGATGATAATTTTGAGGAGGGACTGACTGAAGCGTTAATTGCAGCAGGAATTGCAGCAGAGGATATCGTGACAGGGCTTTTCCAAGAACAGCAGCATCTAAGTTTATCTGCTTAA
- a CDS encoding nucleoside hydrolase: MRLLTMRNLLSHIATVVAFSVAIFLDVSYSKPALGANLAFDTERPVPLILDDDGSQDGLIALAYMLQNPKFDVKAITISQGIARPQLFSNNLMRSLTRLGVTGIPVGVGSEDPLAGDNRYPELFRVDSDAFYSPFVPPLTETAQESVDQRDAAQLIIDTIKQSPDPVAILATGSLTNIAEALRRDPSIVNNVAAVEVMGGAVFTEGNLSFHTDPILAQNAVSEFNIWADPLAAQEVFASGLPIFLTPLDATNNTLFTVADRDAWRNGGTPESLLAAQLMDYSFAFISGGEQNPTQVWDLVAAINLSEPNFVSEVLLPLRVDITSAPSIAQGQTVVDDSLTPNVYVSFSPNFNNLSFKSSEIFSARTVAVPEPSTILGFLAVGGGFAFLKRKTL; the protein is encoded by the coding sequence ATGCGTTTACTAACGATGAGAAATCTTCTTTCACACATTGCCACGGTAGTAGCGTTCAGTGTAGCAATTTTTCTCGATGTCAGCTATAGCAAACCAGCCCTTGGTGCTAATCTAGCGTTTGATACTGAAAGACCCGTTCCTTTGATTCTGGACGATGATGGTAGCCAGGATGGTTTAATTGCACTGGCGTATATGCTGCAAAACCCTAAGTTTGATGTCAAAGCGATTACGATTTCTCAAGGAATTGCTCGTCCACAGTTATTCAGTAACAACTTGATGCGATCTCTCACTCGATTAGGTGTCACAGGAATCCCAGTTGGAGTCGGGAGTGAAGATCCACTGGCTGGAGATAATAGGTATCCAGAATTGTTTCGAGTAGATTCTGATGCTTTTTACTCACCCTTTGTACCACCTTTGACAGAGACAGCCCAAGAGAGTGTTGACCAACGAGACGCAGCTCAACTCATTATTGACACCATCAAACAGTCACCAGATCCAGTTGCAATTTTAGCAACAGGTTCGCTGACTAATATAGCAGAAGCATTGCGGCGAGATCCATCGATTGTGAACAACGTTGCTGCGGTCGAAGTTATGGGTGGTGCTGTTTTTACGGAGGGTAATCTCAGCTTTCATACAGATCCTATATTGGCGCAGAATGCCGTTTCTGAGTTTAACATCTGGGCCGATCCGTTAGCAGCTCAAGAGGTTTTTGCATCTGGCTTGCCAATCTTCTTGACACCATTAGATGCAACAAATAATACGTTGTTCACTGTAGCAGATCGAGATGCTTGGAGAAATGGAGGAACCCCTGAAAGTTTACTAGCCGCACAACTCATGGATTATTCCTTTGCATTCATTTCAGGAGGAGAGCAAAACCCTACGCAAGTTTGGGATTTGGTCGCTGCTATCAACTTAAGTGAACCGAACTTTGTCTCGGAAGTGCTACTACCTCTAAGAGTTGATATAACATCGGCTCCAAGTATTGCTCAAGGACAAACCGTTGTAGATGATTCGCTGACACCAAATGTTTACGTGTCATTCAGCCCTAATTTTAATAATCTTTCATTTAAATCCAGCGAGATTTTTTCGGCTCGAACAGTAGCTGTTCCCGAACCTTCAACAATTTTAGGTTTCCTGGCTGTCGGGGGAGGGTTCGCATTCCTCAAGCGGAAGACACTATAG
- a CDS encoding DUF4276 family protein: MIRVNIFVEGQTEETFVREVLYEYFQEKNIYLNPILVKTSSIGKGGVVSYAKIKPQLNRKCLEDSKAFVTTMFDMYGLPNDFPGSNSLPKTSDPFQKAEYLEQEMGKDIGHKNFIPNLLVHEFEGLLYSSPQVFSAWFDEGVVSILQAERDAFPSPEHINDNPITAPSKRILNCCHGYDKPLHGSLLAIDIGLDSIRQQCQHFNQWLLRLESILLKTPES, encoded by the coding sequence ATGATCCGGGTAAATATTTTCGTTGAAGGGCAAACGGAGGAAACATTTGTCAGGGAAGTGCTCTACGAGTATTTTCAAGAGAAAAACATCTATCTCAACCCGATTCTTGTAAAAACCAGTTCAATTGGCAAAGGCGGTGTAGTGAGCTACGCTAAAATTAAGCCGCAATTAAATCGCAAGTGCCTTGAAGACAGCAAGGCGTTTGTTACCACAATGTTTGATATGTACGGCTTACCCAATGATTTTCCGGGTAGTAATTCCCTGCCAAAAACCAGTGACCCATTCCAGAAGGCTGAGTATCTTGAACAGGAAATGGGCAAGGATATCGGTCACAAAAATTTTATCCCCAATTTGCTTGTTCATGAGTTTGAAGGGCTTCTGTATAGCAGTCCTCAAGTGTTTTCTGCATGGTTTGATGAAGGTGTCGTCAGTATTTTACAAGCCGAGCGAGACGCCTTTCCTTCACCCGAACATATTAACGACAATCCAATCACAGCACCATCAAAACGAATTCTTAATTGTTGTCATGGATATGACAAACCACTGCATGGTTCGCTGCTTGCGATCGATATTGGGTTGGATTCGATACGTCAGCAATGCCAGCATTTTAACCAATGGTTACTACGTCTTGAGAGCATACTTCTAAAAACTCCAGAAAGTTAG